The DNA region atattattgtttttCCATAATGATGAGACGTTgcattttctgaaaatttatatgtaaaatATGTACTAATAAACCCTAAATAAcctaaattattttctaaCTTTTTTATCCATTGTTTATATCATTCTCGTATATCACTACCCAGAAAACTGTTTTAACACGGTGACTTTATATTATTCGACTATATATTCTCCATACCCGATACAATTACAGCTCTCTCCAAAGAGCTTCAATCATCTCACATCAGCTCCGCTGCCTCGGAGCTACTCAACTCTTCTCGAAGGAGCTCCACTGCCACTCTCGCACTCACAATTAGCACTCTCAATCTCACATCTGCTCCTTAAATGTGTTAGTGCCGCAGCAAGAAAATCTGTATTTATAAAGGCTATCCAAAACTCTGTTAATTTGATTGGAGAAATGGGCTTGAAGTAACAGGGACCATGCCCTGCACCCCATTCCCTGCCAAAACGGAGATAAAAGATACCCATAACATTTTATTCAATTGGATATATAAATGCTCTCCCATATGCCAGCATCAGTGCATGCCGGCGACTATTATCACTCCGCTATGCAATATTTGGACTCTGGAGTTTGAATGTGAATATATTAGATAACAACTGGTACAAGTAATGATCCCGTCTTGTGGCGTCCCACCAAATACCTAGTATTATCGATCACTGGAGTCAAATTAAAAACGCAAACAGGCCCACATTTTAGCATATGTCTCCTTAGACTATTGCGTAAACAAACCTAGTACTCAAAGGATCCTGCCACAAAAATGGTGAGAGTTCACATTGCAGCAAACAACATAGTTCACGCATGCAGCCAATCCTCCACGGTGGCAGAACGATAGAACATCGTTGTCTGGATGTGTGCAAAACACGAGGGAAAATAATTGAGCAGTCGAGAAAGTAAGTGTAGCGCATTAACACTGACTCCTATCTCATAACTAAGAAAAGTTTTAAGTCTGAATCTGGTCACTAtcagcatttttttttaaactttaaTATCCAGAAATCTAATTGGATCATAACTTAACTTTTTTGTATGAATCATAGTATCCGGAAATCTAATTGGgtcccgactaatctagttAAGTCGGGTGCGCCCATTAAATAGTAAAGCTCTCCCGGTGtggattttctacattcacaaggattcgaacccgaaaaattgcttaagcggaacaagcgctgcaccgcttgaaccaattcaCGTTGATTTAttagcattttttttaattaattaggctGTCTAATTTTGTCCTGCTCGACTCACTGATTTCTGttgaaactaaaaaaaaaaacaaaataatttgagTAGCCAATTATGAAGCATAAAAAACTGATGTCCATGGGACACATGTTTTGAGGGGTCAgcgatttttttctttcttttattttctttttacatgCATCGAACTCTTCCCAAGCGCCAACCGGGTACTTCTGTTTCCTGTTAACTTCCCTACTTTGAACCAAACTATAagaactattttttttttcggtggaacaAACTTTAAAAACTTATACAGGCATGTAAGTTTAAAGTAGATTTGTCATTTCTTTTTCCCAAGCGGGACCCACCAGAGGGCTCTCTATAAATAGCGGGGAGCTGGCACCCGAAATGAGCGCATATACAAactcatatataatatatcaatcaattatagaaagagatcagagagagagagagagggagagatggAAGTAATGAAAGTGCTTCACATGAATGGTGGAGTTGGGGAAACAAGCTATGCTAGCAACTCTCTGGTtcaggtatatatatatacattttgcacatacacatatatgtacatatatgcatgcatatatcGACATACGTTATACTAATTATgcatgtacatatatacatatatatatatatatattgcataccATATATGCATGATATGTTGATCCCCTTCGTGGAGATAAAGTTCGCTGTTGATCTGTCCAACACTGCTTCACATGCACTTACAAAGGAGCAATGGGGTTTAGTATAGTAATACAAATCAAATCGGAACTAATGAGTTTTGACTTCGATCTTCACCAATATGATTGCTCATGTTCTTTTGATCTCTCTTTTCCTAGTCTTATAATAGACTTATAGATCTCCTTATTTATAGTTAAAAATAATGGTACTTGACAGAATAGATGATATAATCCGGAAATCATGAAGGGAAGTCGAGTTGGGGGATGGTTCCAACTCGACCCTCTGGAGACTTAAGTTAAGAATGTCTCATGCTTGATGTCGATTTCATGTTTCTTAAGTCCTTTGTGACACGAGCATATGCGATATATCACAGTGTACCAATTGTGTAGATCGATTGACACGGACTTAGTCAGTTCCCTAGGGTCAAATTATCCCCCTAGTAGTCACTCTTACATGTTCTCTTGGTGAGGTCTTATAGACATCAGTTTAATTACATGGCTGATTGACTTCAAAATATGTAACAGTATAATATTGTTCAAGCTATATGGTTCTTTTGTGTGCAGAGAAAGGTGATATCGATGACGAGACCCATCATGGAGGAAGCCATAACCGCCCTGTACTTAAGCATCTTGCCGCGTCCAACAACCCTAGCGATAGTGGACCTTGGTTGCTCCTCAGGCCCGAACACGCTCTACGTAGTCTCTGAGGTGATCAGAGCTGTGGAGAATATCCGCAGGGAGATGGGGCACAACGAGCCTCCTGAGTACCAGGTCTTCTTGAATGACCTTCCCGGAAACGACTTCAATGCCATATTCAGGGCGCTGCCAAGGTCCACGGAGAAGCAGGGCCAGTGTTTCTTCACCGGGGTCCCAGGATCTTTCTATGACAGGCTCTTCCCTAGCAAGAGTTTACATTTCGTTCACTCTTCGTACAGTCTCCAGTGGCTATCTCAGGTGATTTGGCTCACTCAATATAGAGCTAGACAGCAAAAAAGGATTATGTCTCAATGTTACCTTCTCGaagataaataatttatatatgttttgatTAAATTTCAGGTTCCTGAGGGACTAGAGGGTAACAAAGGGAACATATACATGGCGAGCAGTAGCCCTCGGAGTGTGATCGATGCTTATTACCAGCAGTTTCAGGACGACTTCTCGTTGTTCCTAAAGCATCGTGCACAGGAGCTGGTGTCAGGCGGGCACATGGTCTTAACGATCTTGGGCAGAAGAAGCGAGGATCCATCGAGCTCAGAATGTTGCTGCATTTGGGAGCTCTTGGCAATGGCTCTCAATGAGAAGGTTTCCGaggtaattaattataatacttgGGATTCACACATATAAGCGGCATCTACgaacaaaattttaattggttttcatttgtttgctCAATTAGTAGCACCTCTAGAGTCCACTTCTTCACCATACTACCagtaaaagagaaaatgtaAAGACTACCATTAACGTAGCCCAAGCAAGTATAAGTTAGACGTGAGAGATCTTCAGACAGAATAGAAACCGATATGACATATGAAGAAACATGGATATACATACAGCCAACCACTACCTCTGGCTGAGAAACTTTGTTTTTTGAatatttgttaaaaaataCGTAGGGACTGATAGAAGAGGAGAAGATGAACAGCTTCAACATCCCGCAATACACGCCCTCCCAGTTGGAAGTGAAGGCAGAAGTTTTGAAAGAAGGGTCTTTCTCCATCAACCGTCTGGAGGTCTCGGAAGTGAATTGGAGCGTCAACAAGAAGACGACCGAGTACAATGGTCACCAGAGCAGGAACGGGAATCTCCATGGCGAAGGATACAGCGTGGCAATGTGCATGAGAGCTGTTGCTGAGCCCATGCTGATCAGCCACTTTGGGGAAGGAATCATAGAGGACGTGTTCCGGCGCTACAGGATGCTGATTGAGGACCGCATGGCGAAGGAGAAAACCGAGTTCATCAATGTCACACTCTCTCTCACCAGAAATCCAGCATGAGACaacaagaagagaaaagaagaatgcGGCTCCCTATATGTGGCTGCTTTTTAATTACTGCAGTAATCTCATGGTGCAGAAgtatttaattatttccttCCTATATGTGGTTGCTTTTTAAGTTGTTGGCTATCATGGCGAATGCCATGTTAAAACAAGCTTGTATTGCTGCTTTGATGCCCGGATTTCGTATCTGTGGCTGCTTTGTTATGGGATGTGATTGGTGTGATCGATCATATAGTTGTGCTCGTTTCATCTAATGCCGTAATGAAGGTTTCAGTTCAAATTCACTGCTCGGCTATTCAAATGAAGTACTCAAAGTTActatatgaaatttattaagaaaatcgCCAGACGGCATGCATCAAGCGAATTTATTATGACCCCCAAGTCCGACAAGGCAATACAACTTCATCAATGTACAAGACCAAGAAGAaccaatgaatttttttttttccaaatttgcGGGAGACATTGCTATCGCAatttcgggagatcgagcattGAAAGTTATTATCCCTCCCAACAAGCGTGCTTTCCTGAGCTTGAACTTGTGTTCTCTTCCTTACGAGGTTAAAGTTGCTTACCACTTAACCAGCACTTTGTTGGTAAGATCCAATGAATTTAATGAGAGACTTTAACTCAGAATCTTGTTATTCTTCCAAGTTCAAGGAAAGATAGAGAGGAGAATATCCGCCGAGAGATGGGGCACAACGAGCCTCCTGAGTACCAGGTCTTCATGAATGACCTTCCCCGGAACGACTTCAATGCCATACTCAGGGCACTGCCAAGGTCGAATGAGAAGCAGGGCCAGTGTTTCTTCCCCAGGGTCCCGGGATCTTTCTATGACAGGCTCTTCCCCAGCAAGAGTTTACATTTCGTTCACTCTTCGTACGGTCTCCAGTGGCTCTCTCAGGTGATTTGGGTTTGCTCAATCTAGTGCTAGACAGCAAAAAAGGATTAGCCCTCAGAGCGTGATCGACGCTTATTACCAGCAGTTTCAGGATGACTCCTCGTTGTTCCTAAAGCATCGTGCACAGGAGCCGGTGTCAGGGGGGCCGCATGGTCTTAACGATCTTGCACAGAAGAAGTGAGGATCCATCGAGCACAGAGTATTGCTGCATTTGGGAGCTCTTGGCAATGGCTCTCAATGAGATGGTCTCCGAGGTATATAATTAGATGTAATACTTGGGATCCGCAGACAATATAGAAAGGGCATCTAAACAAAAACCTATTTAAATTGGTTTTGATATATGTATGGACAAGTTGGACATGAAATTTTCAGacgaaatatatatacgaCGAACCACCAAAGATGTGACTATTAGTGGCGCGgaagtattataaattttatagtaTAAATAACAAATTTAGTGCATGGTCGTATTTAATTACGCCTTCCTATATGTTGTTGCTTTATAAGTCGTTGGTCATCGTGGTGAATGCCGTGTTAAAATAAGCTTGTATTGCTGCTTTGATGCTTGGATTTCATATCTGTGGCTGCTTTGTCATGGGATGTGATTGGTGCATCATATATGGTTGTGATCGTTTCATCTAAATACCATATTTTAGGTTTCAATTCAATACTCTGTTATTCACATAATGTCCTCCTCAAAGTaacaatatgaaaattattaaGAGATTTCATCAAGAAAATTGCCAATCGGCACCCATCAAGCTAATTGATTATGACCTCCAAGTCCAACCatgataatataaaatcatTCATTGTACAGGATGAAGACGAACGAATGAATTTAATGAGACATTAACTCAGAATCTTGTAATTCTTCCCAAGTTCAAGACAAAAACAGGGAGGCGAGTGAACCCAAAAGAATCTGGAACTAGAAAAATAAGATCGACTAAGAATCGGATCCGACATACAAGAATACATTGCAGCAAGTGATGCTTGTTTTGAGAATGCTTATTTCTTTCTCAGCTTCAGAAACAAAAGACTGTCGAGGGGGTAAAGTAGCTCCATTACCAAAAAGCGTAGCTCATCGAATCAATTTCACAAAAAGTCAGGAAACGAAAAATCATCTGAATAAGCCAGGACAATTATTTTCCAAAGTTTTCGGGGCAAGAGGCAATCCCCGATACAAATTCAGAATAGAGGGGAAGCTTTTCAGTTGACAACATCAACGACCAACTTGCGCGACTTGAGGACTGACCACCTCAACCGTCTGAAGTAGGCGGCTTGGAGCAGTGCCAATGACAATAGAAAGATCCACTTGAATCCCATCTGCATTTGGAAGCATTAAATTCGTCAGGAGTAGAACTGAGTTTCATGGGCAATTTTTACAGTTCTGATAAGCAATAAATGTTCAACCGGCAACGCAAGCCAATTCTTAAGAACTCTATTAAGGAAtcaattccaaaaaaaaaaaaatttagggcAAAAAAAATCTCAGAACTTATGGAGAAGTTACCAGCTTCCTCTCTTCCATTTCAGGTTCAGCTGCCCAGGACAAAAATGCCACAACATCTTTCCCCATCTGCAAAGCAACAGCGGTGAGTAAGAAATGATGATTATCATTTCTCGAAAGACAGTGAAAAGCATAAAGCTATACAGTCCTTATCAAAGAATGAAGACAAAAAAAGATCAACCTGAGCTTCTGTTGCTGGTGTCCCATCCTCATACTCAACAGCTCCGTCATTAAGCATCTTTGGCATAGCAATTGCTCCACCAGGGAAGTAAGGATTGTAATGTAATCCCTCTCGAATCTGCGAGAACCATAAAAGAAATAACAGGTTTTACGGAAATACTTGAGGAAAACAACATCGAATGCTAGTGGGAGAGCCTCGATACAAATGATACTGGAGGAAATGCAGAGGACA from Punica granatum isolate Tunisia-2019 chromosome 3, ASM765513v2, whole genome shotgun sequence includes:
- the LOC116198554 gene encoding salicylate carboxymethyltransferase-like; protein product: MEVMKVLHMNGGVGETSYASNSLVQRKVISMTRPIMEEAITALYLSILPRPTTLAIVDLGCSSGPNTLYVVSEVIRAVENIRREMGHNEPPEYQVFLNDLPGNDFNAIFRALPRSTEKQGQCFFTGVPGSFYDRLFPSKSLHFVHSSYSLQWLSQVPEGLEGNKGNIYMASSSPRSVIDAYYQQFQDDFSLFLKHRAQELVSGGHMVLTILGRRSEDPSSSECCCIWELLAMALNEKVSEGLIEEEKMNSFNIPQYTPSQLEVKAEVLKEGSFSINRLEVSEVNWSVNKKTTEYNGHQSRNGNLHGEGYSVAMCMRAVAEPMLISHFGEGIIEDVFRRYRMLIEDRMAKEKTEFINVTLSLTRNPA